Proteins from a single region of Streptomyces vinaceus:
- a CDS encoding NADP-dependent oxidoreductase → MRAMAYETYGGTEVLTETRLPLPKLAPGELLVRVKCASVNPVDWKIMAGGLDPLMDVVYPVVPGWDVAGTVERVGIDTPEFAVGDEVMAYARKDYVHGGTFAEYVSVPVRAAAAKPASLSWQEAAGLPLAGLTAYQLLTRLATGKDDTVLIHGAAGGVGSFGVQIARALGARVIGTASPRNHDRLRELGCEPVEYGEGLVDRVRALAPDGVTVAADFVGGVLDVTRAVLAEGGRHASIADPAVLGAGGQWMWVRPDAEGLAELGRLADAGQLKVTVAKTFPLAQLAEAFELSQTGRTAGKIVLEV, encoded by the coding sequence ATGCGGGCGATGGCCTACGAGACGTACGGCGGGACGGAGGTGCTCACCGAGACCCGGCTGCCCCTGCCCAAACTGGCCCCCGGCGAACTCCTCGTCCGGGTCAAGTGCGCCTCGGTCAACCCCGTCGACTGGAAGATCATGGCGGGCGGGCTCGACCCCCTGATGGACGTGGTGTACCCGGTCGTCCCCGGCTGGGACGTCGCCGGCACCGTGGAGCGGGTCGGCATCGACACGCCCGAGTTCGCGGTCGGCGACGAGGTCATGGCGTACGCCCGCAAGGACTACGTGCACGGCGGGACCTTCGCCGAGTACGTCAGCGTGCCCGTTCGGGCCGCGGCCGCCAAGCCCGCCTCGCTCAGCTGGCAGGAGGCGGCCGGCCTGCCGCTGGCCGGACTCACCGCGTACCAGCTGCTCACCCGCCTCGCCACCGGCAAGGACGACACCGTCCTCATCCACGGGGCCGCGGGCGGGGTCGGGTCCTTCGGGGTGCAGATCGCCCGTGCGCTGGGCGCCCGCGTCATCGGCACGGCCTCCCCGCGCAACCACGACCGGCTGCGCGAACTCGGCTGTGAGCCGGTCGAGTACGGGGAGGGCCTGGTCGACCGGGTGCGCGCGCTCGCGCCCGACGGGGTCACCGTCGCCGCGGACTTCGTGGGCGGCGTCCTCGACGTGACCCGGGCGGTCCTCGCGGAGGGCGGCCGGCACGCCTCCATCGCCGACCCCGCCGTGCTGGGCGCGGGAGGCCAGTGGATGTGGGTGCGGCCCGACGCCGAGGGCCTGGCCGAACTGGGCAGGCTCGCCGACGCCGGGCAGCTCAAGGTCACCGTCGCCAAGACGTTCCCGCTGGCGCAGCTCGCGGAGGCCTTCGAGCTCAGCCAGACGGGCCGCACCGCAGGAAAGATCGTTCTGGAGGTCTGA